The Nitrospira sp. DNA segment ATAAAGCCGGCGAGGTCGTCGGAGCGGTCACGGACGGGCGGGCGGCGGTGGACGTCTCGCGTCGCCTTCGTCCCGATGTCGTCGTGTTGGATCTCATCATGCCGAGAGTCGGCGGGCTCGATGCGGCGCGGGCGATCCGAAAGGACTTACCGGATTGCCGGGTTGTTGTGTGCACTGTTCATGCAAACGAGAACACCAAAGACGAAGCGTTTGCCGCCGGTGCGGTCGGGTTCGTGCGGAAACAATCGGCCCACTCAGATCTCGTGCCGGCCATCCATGCGGCTTTGGCCGGCGAAACGTTCGTCAGTCCGTCGCTGGAACATTATGCCGCACCACCGCCGAAGAATAGCGATAGCGGCTGACCCCTATACGAGTCGCAGAGTGCTAAAGCCGAAATAGCGTTAGAGTGTTACTAAAATCCCACGTGCTTCCTCCAAACAGAGCACCGCCGTGCGTGAGTTTAGCTCAAAAGTATTGGAACTTAGAAAGGACGATACATGACGCCAGAGACCTCACTCTCGAAACGAGAATTGCTTCTTCTTACTTCCCTCTTTCTTTTTGAATCGGCGATCGCGGTTTTTCTGATCGCGCTCCACCTGAAAGGAGAAAGGTCTTTCCAAGGTTTTCTTCCCAGCAGGCCGGGGCTGGTGTTTCTGTGTGCGGTCGTTGTCTTTGTCATGAGTGGCGCGGATCTCGTTCACCGGTATCTGGTCGACAAACGATCGCCTACGGGTCGCTTTCATCTGGTGGTGATGATGAATGTCGTCAGTGTGCTGGTGATTGTGATCACGGGTGAAATCGTCGTGAGAACCGGTTCTCGAAGTCACATGGATGGCGAAGTGTTCGGCAACGTGGTGTTGAAGCCGAGAAGCTGGGACAAGGCAAGATCACGTCTCCTTCCTAAGTACGTCACTTCCAATCATTCTCGTTATTTGGATTATGATGACGGGATGGGGTGGACCGTCGTGCCAAACCAGTGCAGCTCGGACGGTCTTTACTGTTCAAGCGTGGAAGGGGCCCGGGCTCCCCAGAAGGGAGTCGTGTTCCCCAAGATCCAGGGCAAGAATGAAATCGCTCTTGTAGGGGACTCCTTCACCTTCGGCAATGAGGTGAGCTACGAGGAGACCTGGGGCCATCGGCTAGAGCAGATGTTGGGCGATGAATTTCGAGTCGTCAACTTCGGAGTCGGTGGATATGGCCTGGGCCAGGCGTTGGTGCGGTACGAGCAGGATGTTCGCGAGCGGAGACCAACGGTCTCAATCTTGAGCTTCGTCACTCCTGATCTTCGCCGCACGATGATCGTGTATCCCCCTATCGCCAGGCCTCATTGGAACATCCCTTTTTCAAAACCACGATTCATTCTGCAAGCTGGAGACCTCATGAATGTGAATGTGACTCCGCCTTCCACCGAGGAGATCTTTTCTGCAGAGACGATTTCTGACCTACCTCTGCTGGAGTATGAAGGAGGCTATCAGTCGAGAGACTGGGAACAACGTTGGTATCATGTCTCCTACCTTGTTCGGCTTCTCACGAGTCTGTTTCCTTCCTGGGAAGGCGCTGGTCCCACTCTATCTGATGATGCGCTGGTATCGATCAATGCATCGATCCTCAATGCGTTTGTGAGGTCGGCTCAAGAAGCGGACTCGATCCCTCTCGTCGTATTTCTCCCGGTGAGGGCGGAGCTAGGGCAAGCGGCTTCCACAGTACCTCTTGGGAAGCGAGTGTTGAAGCAGGCCGGTATCCGATATGTCGATACTACCTCCTGTCTGTCCGAGGTCAAGCCCTCAGAGCGGTTCATGGCTGGTGGCCACTACTCTCCGCAAGGCAATGAAGCGGTGGCGCATTGCGTTCATAGGGCGATGAAAGAGACCCTCTCTCTTCCGGTGTTGGGTTGACAGGTCCCGCAGATGACGAAGTGTGCTGTCGCCAAATTCCTCAGTACATCGCTCCGATGTGTTGCGTGAAGGGGCAGCCTCTCTCGGTCGTTGACGTATTCAATGGC contains these protein-coding regions:
- a CDS encoding response regulator transcription factor, coding for MSKPHILLADDHPHMLANLCRLADKAGEVVGAVTDGRAAVDVSRRLRPDVVVLDLIMPRVGGLDAARAIRKDLPDCRVVVCTVHANENTKDEAFAAGAVGFVRKQSAHSDLVPAIHAALAGETFVSPSLEHYAAPPPKNSDSG